One segment of Erigeron canadensis isolate Cc75 chromosome 2, C_canadensis_v1, whole genome shotgun sequence DNA contains the following:
- the LOC122586950 gene encoding U-box domain-containing protein 4 isoform X1, producing MEISLLKVLLKNISSFLHMPSLENTTSGIVEKYYKKIEEILKLIKPVLESIADAEVATDESFQKEFAVLSECVAELKELLEDCHPLMSKVYFVMQVESLFAKVRAQSLELFELLKSSPGLPTDLSSASLEHCIQKIKHMGYEKASAIVSKAMRDLAEGPGPNADSRSKIADFLSLRSNQELLIEAVALEKLKENAEQAEKMGDLEYIEEMIALVTHMNDCLIEAKQSESSNPVPIPPDFCCPLSLELMTDPVIVASGQTYERGYIRKWLDLGLTVCPKTMQTLAHTNLIPNYTVKALIANWCESNNIKLPDPVKSMISSQPKSPDSVRSIGSPGKSLISSSGTYQEGTFPVHHVQSSSEDSLQGLPENRHVLAESEDQILDSGGQSSYGVRINEKLPEGHQRTVSTSSTHSNTNISQDFSLEANEESAPNVATAFSSDASGEVAPDAQPAATTPTTQRRDHEFSPRFETRPRNQLWRRPSERFGPRIVSSPTTATRPDLTGVETQVKKLVEDLSNSSLDVVRDATGELRLLARHNMDNRIVIANCGAISLLIDLLHSADEKVQENAVTALLNLSINDNNKTAIANADAIEPLIHVLETGSSEAKENSAATLFSLSVIEDNKVRIGRSGAIRPLVDLLGNGTPRGKKDAATALFNLSIFHENKARIVQAGAVRYLVELMDPAAGMVDKAVAVLSNLATIPEGRAAIGQEGGIPVLVEVVELGSARGKENAAAALLQLCTNSSRFCNMVLQEGAVPPLVALSQSGTPRAKEKAQSLLSYFRNQRHGNGGRG from the exons ATGGAGATATCATTGCTAAAAGTGCTTCTGAAAAATATTTCTAGTTTCTTGCATATGCCATCTCTTGAAAACACAACTTCTGGGATTGTTGAAAAGTACTACAAAAAGATTGAAGAAATACTCAAGTTAATTAAGCCAGTACTTGAGTCTATCGCTGATGCAGAAGTGGCTACTGATGAATCATTTCAGAAAGAATTTGCAGTCTTAAGTGAGTGTGTTGCTGAACTCAAGGAACTTCTCGAAGATTGTCATCCTTTGATGAGTAAAGTTTACTTT GTTATGCAAGTTGAATCATTGTTCGCAAAGGTCCGGGCTCAAAGCTTAGAACTTTTTGAGCTGCTAAAATCTTCACCTGGTCTTCCTACTGATTTGAGTTCTGCTTCACTTGAG CATTGTATACAGAAAATCAAGCATATGGGTTATGAAAAAGCATCGGCTATTGTTTCAAAAGCTATGAGAGACCTAGCAGAAGGGCCTGGACCCAACGCAGATAGCAGGTCAAAGATTGCTGATTTTCTTAGTTTGAGGTCTAatcaagagcttttaattgagGCAGTTGCCCTAgaaaagttgaaagaaaatgCTGAACAAGCAGAAAAGATGGGAGATTTAGAGTATATTGAGGAAATGATTGCTCTTGTTACCCACATGAATGATTGTTTAATTGAGGCCAAACAGTCAGAAAGCTCCAACCCAGTACCAATACCTCCTGACTTTTGTTGCCCTCTATCCCTTGAACTCATGACAGACCCTGTTATTGTAGCTTCTGGTCAAACATATGAAAGGGGGTATATTCGTAAATGGCTTGATCTTGGACTTACTGTTTGCCCTAAAACAATGCAAACACTTGCCCACACCAATCTTATTCCGAATTATACCGTGAAGGCACTTATTGCAAATTGGTGTGAATCAAACAACATTAAGCTACCGGACCCTGTGAAATCCATGATTTCAAGTCAACCAAAGTCACCCGATTCAGTGCGAAGCATAGGTTCACCCGGGAAAAGCTTAATCTCATCTAGTGGGACCTATCAGGAAGGAACTTTTCCAGTGCATCATGTCCAGTCATCTTCAGAGGATTCCTTGCAGGGACTGCCCGAAAACAGACATGTGTTGGCTGAATCTGAAGATCAGATCCTGGATTCAGGTGGACAGTCATCGTACGGTGTTAGGATAAATGAAAAGTTACCCGAGGGTCACCAGAGAACGGTATCAACTTCCAGCACACATTCCAACACTAATATTTCACAAGACTTTTCTCTTGAAGCAAATGAGGAGTCGGCGCCGAATGTGGCAACAGCCTTCAGTAGTGATGCTTCAGGAGAGGTAGCACCTGATGCACAACCTGCCGCCACTACCCCGACCACCCAACGAAGAGACCATGAATTCTCACCACGGTTTGAAACGCGACCCAGAAACCAATTATGGCGTAGACCATCAGAAAGGTTTGGACCGAGAATCGTTTCTTCACCTACGACCGCAACTAGACCTGATCTTACTGGAGTAGAAACCCAAGTTAAAAAACTGGTAGAAGATTTGAGTAACAGTTCACTTGATGTAGTAAGGGATGCCACAGGTGAACTCAGGTTACTTGCTAGACATAACATGGATAACCGAATTGTTATAGCAAACTGTGGGGCTATCAGTTTATTAATTGACCTACTCCATTCAGCGGATGAAAAAGTCCAGGAAAATGCCGTTACTGCCCTCTTAAATTTATCGATAAATGATAACAACAAAACAGCGATTGCAAATGCTGATGCAATTGAACCACTGATACATGTTTTAGAAACAGGGAGCTCTGAGGCTAAAGAAAACTCTGCCGCAACTCTTTTTAGTCTCTCGGTTATTGAAGACAACAAAGTTAGAATCGGGAGGTCAGGAGCAATTAGACCGTTGGTTGATTTATTGGGAAATGGAACTCCAAGAGGAAAAAAAGATGCGGCAACTGCTTTATTTAACTTGTCAATATTTCATGAAAACAAGGCCCGTATTGTGCAAGCGGGTGCGGTTAGGTACCTTGTTGAATTAATGGATCCTGCAGCTGGGATGGTTGATAAGGCCGTCGCTGTTTTGTCAAATCTTGCAACTATTCCCGAGGGGAGAGCTGCTATCGGTCAGGAGGGTGGTATTCCGGTTCTAGTTGAAGTTGTTGAGCTGGGTTCAGCTAGAGGGAAGGAGAATGCTGCTGCTGCTCTTCTACAGCTCTGTACCAACAGCAGCCGGTTTTGCAATATGGTCCTCCAGGAGGGTGCTGTCCCCCCATTGGTCGCTTTGTCACAGTCTGGTACCCCGAGAGCCAAGGAAAAG GCTCAGTCATTGCTTAGCTACTTTAGAAACCAACGACATGGTAATGGTGGGAGAGGATGA
- the LOC122586950 gene encoding U-box domain-containing protein 4 isoform X2, translating into MEISLLKVLLKNISSFLHMPSLENTTSGIVEKYYKKIEEILKLIKPVLESIADAEVATDESFQKEFAVLSECVAELKELLEDCHPLMSKVYFVMQVESLFAKVRAQSLELFELLKSSPGLPTDLSSASLEHCIQKIKHMGYEKASAIVSKAMRDLAEGPGPNADSRSKIADFLSLRSNQELLIEAVALEKLKENAEQAEKMGDLEYIEEMIALVTHMNDCLIEAKQSESSNPVPIPPDFCCPLSLELMTDPVIVASGQTYERGYIRKWLDLGLTVCPKTMQTLAHTNLIPNYTVKALIANWCESNNIKLPDPVKSMISSQPKSPDSVRSIGSPGKSLISSSGTYQEGTFPVHHVQSSSEDSLQGLPENRHVLAESEDQILDSGGQSSYGVRINEKLPEGHQRTVSTSSTHSNTNISQDFSLEANEESAPNVATAFSSDASGEVAPDAQPAATTPTTQRRDHEFSPRFETRPRNQLWRRPSERFGPRIVSSPTTATRPDLTGVETQVKKLVEDLSNSSLDVVRDATGELRLLARHNMDNRIVIANCGAISLLIDLLHSADEKVQENAVTALLNLSINDNNKTAIANADAIEPLIHVLETGSSEAKENSAATLFSLSVIEDNKVRIGRSGAIRPLVDLLGNGTPRGKKDAATALFNLSIFHENKARIVQAGAVRYLVELMDPAAGMVDKAVAVLSNLATIPEGRAAIGQEGGIPVLVEVVELGSARGKENAAAALLQLCTNSSRFCNMVLQEGAVPPLVALSQSGTPRAKEKVPFSL; encoded by the exons ATGGAGATATCATTGCTAAAAGTGCTTCTGAAAAATATTTCTAGTTTCTTGCATATGCCATCTCTTGAAAACACAACTTCTGGGATTGTTGAAAAGTACTACAAAAAGATTGAAGAAATACTCAAGTTAATTAAGCCAGTACTTGAGTCTATCGCTGATGCAGAAGTGGCTACTGATGAATCATTTCAGAAAGAATTTGCAGTCTTAAGTGAGTGTGTTGCTGAACTCAAGGAACTTCTCGAAGATTGTCATCCTTTGATGAGTAAAGTTTACTTT GTTATGCAAGTTGAATCATTGTTCGCAAAGGTCCGGGCTCAAAGCTTAGAACTTTTTGAGCTGCTAAAATCTTCACCTGGTCTTCCTACTGATTTGAGTTCTGCTTCACTTGAG CATTGTATACAGAAAATCAAGCATATGGGTTATGAAAAAGCATCGGCTATTGTTTCAAAAGCTATGAGAGACCTAGCAGAAGGGCCTGGACCCAACGCAGATAGCAGGTCAAAGATTGCTGATTTTCTTAGTTTGAGGTCTAatcaagagcttttaattgagGCAGTTGCCCTAgaaaagttgaaagaaaatgCTGAACAAGCAGAAAAGATGGGAGATTTAGAGTATATTGAGGAAATGATTGCTCTTGTTACCCACATGAATGATTGTTTAATTGAGGCCAAACAGTCAGAAAGCTCCAACCCAGTACCAATACCTCCTGACTTTTGTTGCCCTCTATCCCTTGAACTCATGACAGACCCTGTTATTGTAGCTTCTGGTCAAACATATGAAAGGGGGTATATTCGTAAATGGCTTGATCTTGGACTTACTGTTTGCCCTAAAACAATGCAAACACTTGCCCACACCAATCTTATTCCGAATTATACCGTGAAGGCACTTATTGCAAATTGGTGTGAATCAAACAACATTAAGCTACCGGACCCTGTGAAATCCATGATTTCAAGTCAACCAAAGTCACCCGATTCAGTGCGAAGCATAGGTTCACCCGGGAAAAGCTTAATCTCATCTAGTGGGACCTATCAGGAAGGAACTTTTCCAGTGCATCATGTCCAGTCATCTTCAGAGGATTCCTTGCAGGGACTGCCCGAAAACAGACATGTGTTGGCTGAATCTGAAGATCAGATCCTGGATTCAGGTGGACAGTCATCGTACGGTGTTAGGATAAATGAAAAGTTACCCGAGGGTCACCAGAGAACGGTATCAACTTCCAGCACACATTCCAACACTAATATTTCACAAGACTTTTCTCTTGAAGCAAATGAGGAGTCGGCGCCGAATGTGGCAACAGCCTTCAGTAGTGATGCTTCAGGAGAGGTAGCACCTGATGCACAACCTGCCGCCACTACCCCGACCACCCAACGAAGAGACCATGAATTCTCACCACGGTTTGAAACGCGACCCAGAAACCAATTATGGCGTAGACCATCAGAAAGGTTTGGACCGAGAATCGTTTCTTCACCTACGACCGCAACTAGACCTGATCTTACTGGAGTAGAAACCCAAGTTAAAAAACTGGTAGAAGATTTGAGTAACAGTTCACTTGATGTAGTAAGGGATGCCACAGGTGAACTCAGGTTACTTGCTAGACATAACATGGATAACCGAATTGTTATAGCAAACTGTGGGGCTATCAGTTTATTAATTGACCTACTCCATTCAGCGGATGAAAAAGTCCAGGAAAATGCCGTTACTGCCCTCTTAAATTTATCGATAAATGATAACAACAAAACAGCGATTGCAAATGCTGATGCAATTGAACCACTGATACATGTTTTAGAAACAGGGAGCTCTGAGGCTAAAGAAAACTCTGCCGCAACTCTTTTTAGTCTCTCGGTTATTGAAGACAACAAAGTTAGAATCGGGAGGTCAGGAGCAATTAGACCGTTGGTTGATTTATTGGGAAATGGAACTCCAAGAGGAAAAAAAGATGCGGCAACTGCTTTATTTAACTTGTCAATATTTCATGAAAACAAGGCCCGTATTGTGCAAGCGGGTGCGGTTAGGTACCTTGTTGAATTAATGGATCCTGCAGCTGGGATGGTTGATAAGGCCGTCGCTGTTTTGTCAAATCTTGCAACTATTCCCGAGGGGAGAGCTGCTATCGGTCAGGAGGGTGGTATTCCGGTTCTAGTTGAAGTTGTTGAGCTGGGTTCAGCTAGAGGGAAGGAGAATGCTGCTGCTGCTCTTCTACAGCTCTGTACCAACAGCAGCCGGTTTTGCAATATGGTCCTCCAGGAGGGTGCTGTCCCCCCATTGGTCGCTTTGTCACAGTCTGGTACCCCGAGAGCCAAGGAAAAGGTGCCTTTTTCTCTTTGA